CCTTCATGCTCGATCTCGGTGCAAGACTGGGAGATTTCGCCAACATGCTCGGCTGGATGCCGCCGATGCGCTCCACCGCCATCGCCGAGCTGCGCCGCGGTGTCACCGGCGATCCCTCGGCGTGGAGCGCCGCGACCGGCATCGCGCCGAAGACGCTGACGGAAGCGATCGGACGTCATCCCGCCACCATTCAGGACGTCTGGTTCGCCCGGCTGTTCCTGATCAAGGCGCTGATCATTGCCAGCCTGGTCGTGTTTTGGCTTGTCTCCGGTTTCATCGCGCTGTTCGTGTCCTATCGCGCCGCCGCCGCCATCCTGACCGCCCACAACTTTCCGCCCGCCCTGGTCGATCCCGTCACGACAGCCACCAGCCTGATGGACATGAGCATCGGCGTGCTGATCGCCTTCCGCCGCACCGCTGCGATCGGACTGGTTGCAGGCATCGTCGCCTCGCTCGGCTATATGTTCGGCGCCGCGATCCTGACGCCCGACCTCTGGATCGAGCCGCTCGGCGCGCTCGTAAAAACGGGGCCCGCGATCGTTCTGATGCTGGTCGCGCTACTCATGTTGGACAATCGCTGATGCCAACATGGCCCGACGACGATGTGATCCTGTTCGACGGCATCTGCATCTTCTGCTCGCGCTGGGTGAGGTTCGTCGCGGCGCGCGACACCGCGAAGCGGTTTCGCTTCACACCGATCCAGTCGGATTATGGTGCGAAGCTGGCGCGCACGTTCGGGATCAATCCGGACGACCCTGACACCAACGCCGTCGTCCATGGCGGCGAAGCGCTTATGAAGTCGGATGCGGCGCTGACCGTGCTGTCGCAGCTTCCGGGCTGGGGCTGGGTGCGGATACTGTTCGCTGTGCCGAAGCCGCTCCGCGACCCCTTCTATAGCTTTATCGCGCGCAACCGCTACCGCATCTTCGGCAAGTATGAATCGTGCTTCGTGCCAGATAGGGACTTGAGAGCACGGGTGATCGAGTGAGTTGAGTTGGACAACTCTCTCACGACCGTCATTGCGAGGAGCCCGCGACAAAATTGCGAAGCAATTTTGTGCTGGTGCGACGAAGCAATCCATAATCCTTCTGCGGAAAGATTCTGGATTGCTTCGCTGCGCTCGCAATGACGGAGTTTGCCGCTAGGGCCTGCTCATAACCGCCAAAACTTCCTTGGCCGCCCGCTCCCCACTATCCCTTGCACCATGCGCCGTCGTGAAGAAATTCGGCGACGTCGCTTCACCCGCAAAGAACAGCCGTCCATCCACCGGCGCAGCCAGCACCGCGCGATCGCCGGCATGCCCGGGCAGTGCGTGCGAATAAGAACCGCGCGCAAACGGATCATGCCCCCAGCGCGACTCGCACAGCGGCTTCAACTTGCGGCGGATGTCGTTGCCGAGGAAGCCTGATATCTCGTCGATGCCGTGCGCCGCGATGGCGCCGTCGCCGGCATCCTCCAGCGCGCGGGCAAAACTGCCGCCGAAAAAACCTTCGATGCAGGGCTGGCCGAACGGGCGGATGTGATAGGTGCCCATCTCGGTCCGCATCGTGGCGCCGCGCAAGTTTCCTTCCCTGGGAAAGGCTTCAGCCCCGTCGAGCGCGAGCGTCACCTTGTCGTCGATGCCGAGCGGCAGGCCGGCTGCGGCATCGAGCTTGGTCGGCAGCGGCGGCGAGAAGCGGATCGCTTCATCCGCGATGAGATTGGTCGGCACGGTGACGATCACCTTGTCCGCGGTCAGCGTGCCCCTTGATGTCTCGATGCGGACGCGCTTGTCCGCATGATCAATCAGCGTGACATTGCAGTCCAGCGCCACCGGGCAGGGCGCGCCATAGGCCGCGATCAGCGCGCCATAGCCGCGGCGGACGCGCCAGTTGAGTTCGCTGTCCTCATAGGCATCCCAGTCGAGCGTCGACATGTCCTCGAGTTCGCAGCCGTTGATATAGGTCGAGATCGCGTCGATCATGGCATTCCAGCGATTGCCGGGCTCGAGGCTCAGGCTGGCGGGCTCGTCCTTACCCTTTTGCGCGGCCTGCCAGAGCCGATCATAGAATGCGTCCATCGCGCGCATGAATTCGTCGCGCTCGGCTTGCGGAAACGCATTGCCGTAGGCGCGCTCTCGCCAGGGCGGCAGGTCCTTGTTGAGCTCGAAACCGAGCCCACGTGCGATCGGGACGAAAGAGTTTCTGTCCGCCGAGTGCAGCCAGCCGCAGCCGACGTCGAAGGTCACCTCGGGCGAGGCCTGCACGGTCCAGGCGCGGCCGCCGAGCCTGTTACGCGCTTCCAGCACGATCACGGAGAGGCCAGAGCCGTGCAGCGCATGCGCCGCGCCAAGGCCGGCGGCACCGGCCCCGATGATGGCGACGTCGACGGAGGAGGGGAGGGACATGGGTGGGCTCTAGCACGTCTCTGATACGCGCTAAAGGCACCACAATGTGAGCTATCATCGCCCGCGCAGGCGGGCGATCCAGTATTCCAGACGCAGCTGTTGTAGAGCCGAGAGGCCGCGGCGTACTGGATTCCCTGCCTTCGCGGAGAATGACAGCGAGCGAGTCCGGCAGCCTTACGCCACCGCTTCCTTGGCCTTTTCCGCGCGCTTGCGCTCGTTCGGGTCGAGATGCTTCTTGCGCAGCCGGATCGACTTCGGGGTGACCTCGACCAGCTCGTCGTCCTCGATATAAGCGAGCGCCTTTTCCAGCGTCATGCGGATCGGCGGGGTCAGGCGCACGGCTTCGTCCTTCGAGGTCGTGCGGATGTTGGTGAGCTGCTTGCCCTTGAGCACGTTGATCTCGAGATCGTTGTCGCGGGTGTGCTCGCCGACGATCATGCCCTTGTAGACCTTCCAGCCGGGCTCGATCATCATCGGGCCGCGGTCCTCCAGCTTGAACATGGCGTAGGCCACCGCTTCGCCCTGGTCGTTGGAGATCAGCACGCCGTTGCGGCGGCCCTGGATCTCGCCCTTGTACGGGGCATAGCCGTGGAACAGGCGGTTCATGATCGCGGTGCCGCGGGTGTCGGTGAGCAGCTCGCCCTGATAGCCGATCAGGCCGCGGGTCGGCGCGTAGAACACCAGGCGCAAGCGGTTGCCGCCCGAGGGCTTCATCTCGACCAGCTCGGACTTGCGCTCGCTCATCTTCTGCACGACGACGCCGGAGTGCTCCTCGTCGACGTCGATCACGACCTCCTCGATCGGCTCCAAGGCGCCGCCGGTGGCTTCGTCCTTCTGGAATACCACGCGCGGACGCGACACCGAGAGTTCGAAACCCTCGCGGCGCATGGTCTCGATCAGGATCGCGAGCTGCAATTCGCCGCGGCCCGAGACTTCCATCGCGTCCTTGTCGGCGGCCTCGACGACGCGGAGCGCAACGTTGCCCTCGGCTTCGCGCAGCAGACGATCGCGGATCATGCGGCTCGTCACCTTGTCGCCTTCGGTGCCGGCGAGCGGGGAGTTGTTGACGATGAACGACATCGACACGGTCGGCGGATCGATCGGCTGGGCCGGCAGCGGCACCTCGACGGTCGGATCGCAGAAGGTGTCGGCGACGGTGCCCTTGGTCAGGCCCGCAATCGCGACGATGTCGCCGGCTTCGGCTTCCTCGAGCGGCGTGCGCTCGAGACCGCGAAACGCCAGGATCTTGGTGATGCGCCCGGTCTCGACCAGCTTGCCGTCGGCATGCAGCACCTTGACCTGCTGGTTCGGCTTGAGCACGCCCGACGAGATGCGGCCGGTGATGATGCGGCCAAGATAGGGGTTGGCCTCGAGGATGGTGCCGATCATGCGGAACGGACCTTCCTCGACCTTCGGCGGCGCGACGTGGCGCAGCACCAGGTCGAACAGCGGCTCCATGCCCTTGTCCTGCGGACCCTCGGGGCTCTCGGCCATCCAGCCCTGCTTGGCCGACCCGTACAGGATCGGGAAGTCGAGCTGCTCCTCGCTGGCATCGAGCGCCGCGAACAAGTCGAACACCTCGTTGATGACTTCGGTCGGGCGCGCGTCGGGGCGGTCGACCTTGTTGATGACGACGATCGGCTTGAGGCCGACCTTGAGCGCCTTGGAGACCACGAACTTGGTCTGCGGCAGCGGGCCTTCGGCGGCGTCGACCAGCACCAGGGCGCCGTCGACCATGTTCAGGATGCGCTCGACCTCGCCGCCGAAATCAGCGTGGCCTGGCGTGTCGACGATGTTGATGCGGGTGTCTTTCCACTGCACCGAGGCCGCCTTGGCCAGAATGGTGATGCCACGCTCGCGCTCCAGATCGTTGGAGTCCATGGCGCGATCCGTCACCTTCTGGTTCTCGCGGAACGTGCCGGACTGCTGGAGGAGCTTGTCGACGAGGGTCGTCTTGCCGTGGTCGACGTGGGCGATGATGGCGACGTTGCGGAGATTCATGAGTGAGCTTCTTTGCGGTCGGACAATGGGTTAAGCGCGATCTCGCCGGTCGAGCCGGGACCTCTTCACGGACAACGCTGGAAACGTGGAAAACGGGGCCTGCTACGCCCAAAAAGGAAACCCGGCCATATCGACCGGGTAGCCTATGCGTTTGCGCCGCAATATAGGCAAAAAACGCCAAAAAACAATGCGTTCTTTCGGGGTTGGTTGATTGAATTTTGCCCGGGAATCCCCGGGGCTTAGGGGTATCCAGGGCCAAACCGGCCCGATGTCCGCGAACCCGGCGGTCCCGATCAGCTTGCGCGGATCTCGGGCTCCTCGGTCGGATAGACGCCGCGCAGCACCTCCTCGAAATGCTGCTTCACGGCGTCGTTGCAGAGGCAGGCGCGCAGGCGCAAGCCGTCATGGTTGCGGACCAGGATCGCGCCGCGCCGCGTGTCGAGCACGCCCTCGGCCTTGAACGATTGCAGCACGCGGCTGGCATAGCTGCGCCCGACGCCAAGCAAGGTGGCGAGCTGCTCATGCGTCAGCGGCACGCTGTGCGCGTCGCCGGTCCGCTCCATCGCCGCCACGATCCACTTCGCCGTGCGCTGCTCGATCGAGTGGATCGCGTTGCAGGCTGTTGACTGGAAGATCTGCGCCAGCATGCAGTCGGCATAGCGGGCGAAGATGTTGCGCAGCGACGGCGAGCGCGCTTTGGCCGCCTCGACCTTGCCGACGTGAATGCGCGCGAATGGTCCGCCGAATTTCACGCAGATGCGGGTATAGGCCGGCAGAAATCCTTCGCTGACGATGCCGCCGACGGCGCCTTCGCGGCCGACCAGAATAGTCTCGACGTCGCGGCCGTCTTCGTTCGGAACGAGGAAGGTCGCGAGCGATGGTCCGCAGGGAAAGTGCACGACCTGG
This genomic interval from Bradyrhizobium guangzhouense contains the following:
- a CDS encoding thiol-disulfide oxidoreductase DCC family protein — its product is MPTWPDDDVILFDGICIFCSRWVRFVAARDTAKRFRFTPIQSDYGAKLARTFGINPDDPDTNAVVHGGEALMKSDAALTVLSQLPGWGWVRILFAVPKPLRDPFYSFIARNRYRIFGKYESCFVPDRDLRARVIE
- a CDS encoding flavin monoamine oxidase family protein, which gives rise to MSLPSSVDVAIIGAGAAGLGAAHALHGSGLSVIVLEARNRLGGRAWTVQASPEVTFDVGCGWLHSADRNSFVPIARGLGFELNKDLPPWRERAYGNAFPQAERDEFMRAMDAFYDRLWQAAQKGKDEPASLSLEPGNRWNAMIDAISTYINGCELEDMSTLDWDAYEDSELNWRVRRGYGALIAAYGAPCPVALDCNVTLIDHADKRVRIETSRGTLTADKVIVTVPTNLIADEAIRFSPPLPTKLDAAAGLPLGIDDKVTLALDGAEAFPREGNLRGATMRTEMGTYHIRPFGQPCIEGFFGGSFARALEDAGDGAIAAHGIDEISGFLGNDIRRKLKPLCESRWGHDPFARGSYSHALPGHAGDRAVLAAPVDGRLFFAGEATSPNFFTTAHGARDSGERAAKEVLAVMSRP
- the typA gene encoding translational GTPase TypA, which produces MNLRNVAIIAHVDHGKTTLVDKLLQQSGTFRENQKVTDRAMDSNDLERERGITILAKAASVQWKDTRINIVDTPGHADFGGEVERILNMVDGALVLVDAAEGPLPQTKFVVSKALKVGLKPIVVINKVDRPDARPTEVINEVFDLFAALDASEEQLDFPILYGSAKQGWMAESPEGPQDKGMEPLFDLVLRHVAPPKVEEGPFRMIGTILEANPYLGRIITGRISSGVLKPNQQVKVLHADGKLVETGRITKILAFRGLERTPLEEAEAGDIVAIAGLTKGTVADTFCDPTVEVPLPAQPIDPPTVSMSFIVNNSPLAGTEGDKVTSRMIRDRLLREAEGNVALRVVEAADKDAMEVSGRGELQLAILIETMRREGFELSVSRPRVVFQKDEATGGALEPIEEVVIDVDEEHSGVVVQKMSERKSELVEMKPSGGNRLRLVFYAPTRGLIGYQGELLTDTRGTAIMNRLFHGYAPYKGEIQGRRNGVLISNDQGEAVAYAMFKLEDRGPMMIEPGWKVYKGMIVGEHTRDNDLEINVLKGKQLTNIRTTSKDEAVRLTPPIRMTLEKALAYIEDDELVEVTPKSIRLRKKHLDPNERKRAEKAKEAVA
- a CDS encoding Crp/Fnr family transcriptional regulator — translated: MDAHISKTSEIDSRPANNLLRRLNAADYALLAPHVTVDEVGPNHLLYSPGDDVQVVHFPCGPSLATFLVPNEDGRDVETILVGREGAVGGIVSEGFLPAYTRICVKFGGPFARIHVGKVEAAKARSPSLRNIFARYADCMLAQIFQSTACNAIHSIEQRTAKWIVAAMERTGDAHSVPLTHEQLATLLGVGRSYASRVLQSFKAEGVLDTRRGAILVRNHDGLRLRACLCNDAVKQHFEEVLRGVYPTEEPEIRAS